AAGCCGGGAGTTTCAATAGAAAGGCTGTTGTAGCAGTGGCCCTTCTTAGCTCAACCCACCACCTGACACCAGAACTTCAGGCCAGAAGGACGACTTCTCCATAAATTGGCAACAGGCCAGGGTCAGCCGTGACACAAAGTCATCCCATCGCGATGGTCGACAACCGCCGGGGGGTGCGCAGGGTTCTCATGGTGGCCCTGGGCCTCAACATCACCATGTCGCTGCTAAAGCTTCTGGTGGGGGCCATGAGTGGTTCCCTGGCGGTGATCGCTGATGGCATGCACAGCGCGACCGATGCGCTGTCCAGCCTCACGGGACTGGTCACCAACAAACTTTCCGATCCACGGCCTGACCGGGATCACCCTTACGGCCATCGCAAATACGAGGCTGTCGGAGCCCTCGGTATCGCTGGTTTCATCCTGTTCACAGCGATCGAAATCCTGCTGCGTTCAGGGGAGAGGCTCATCGAGGGCCTGCCACCCATCCGTGTGACAAGCCAGGAGCTCGTGCTGCTCACGCTCGTGCTGGGATTCAATCTCCTGCTGGCAGGATATGAGCTGCGGGAAGGTCGGCGACTGAACAGCAACCTGCTCAAAGCAGATGCCCAGCATTCGGCGAGCGACGTTTGGACCACCGTGGTGGTGCTGGTGGGCATGGCGGGGGCGGTCTGGCTGCAGGTGAGCTGGCTCGACGTCGCGCTGGCCATCCCCATGGCCCTTCTACTGATTCGTGTGTGCTGGCAGGTGCTGCGCGGCACCTTGCCCTGGTTGGTGGACCACATGGCGGTTGCACCTGAAGCCATCTATGCCGAAACCATGGCCACCGCCGGAGTGATGAACTGCCACGACATCGCCAGCCGGGGCGTTCTGGGCCAGCAGGTGTTCATCGAAATGCATATGGTTGTCAACGCAGACGACCTCACCAAGGCGCACCGGATCACCGAAGAGGTGGAGGAGCGCTTGGACGAAAGCTTCGGGCCGGTGCGGTGCACCATCCACCTGGAACCCAAGGACTACGTGGAGGAAGGGATCACTTACACCGGCGCCCATGGCTGAGGTCGACACCGCACCACATGAGCTAGCTGGGCTGACTGTGCGTCAGCAGCTGGGGCTGATTGAGGTGCTCGATGAAGTTCGCCGTGCCGACGGGTGGTCTTGGCAACTTCCGGTGTTGCTGCGGGAACGATGCTGGCTGCGGCTATCTCGGACTCCACTGACCGTGCTGCACCGCTTGCTCCCTCCAGATGGACGGGATGACGCGCCGGAACTGATGCAATACCGGCGATTGCTGCAGAAGGGGATGGATCCTCTGTTGGCCCAACAGAGCTGCTGGCATGACTTCGGCATCGAGGACTGCCAGAGAGCGCTGCGGGACTACTGGAACAGTCATGACACTGCCATCCACGGTTGGACAGCCGAGCGGTACCGACATCTGGTGAGCAGCTATCGCGAACGGATTGAACGGGGAATCACAGCGGTTCCGATGCTCGTGCTGGCTCGGAAGAGCAGCGTTGAATGCCACCAGTTGCTCTGGATCACCGAAAACACCCCGGTGATGCGTCACACTTGCGCCTGATTCCAGGCCATGGGCCATGAGTGATTCCTACAGCGATCCCCAACAACAGGCGGGACAGGGAGACGGCGGCCGAGACGGTCAGCGCAGTCGTGGCAATCGTGGCGGCGGCCGTGAAGGCGGAGGCTTCCGGATTCGACTGAGCGACAACGAAATGCGTTCGGCAAGGGCACTGCAGGAGGCCTTCAATCTCCGCTCAACCGTTGCCGTTCTGGGTTTCGCAATCCGAAGCCTCGGCCAAATGCTGGAGGACGGCCAACTCGACGCCCTGATAGAGCAGCAGCGCAATCAGCCTGCTCGGGGTGGCCGACGTGATGGTGGTG
Above is a genomic segment from Synechococcus sp. MU1643 containing:
- a CDS encoding cation diffusion facilitator family transporter, whose protein sequence is MVDNRRGVRRVLMVALGLNITMSLLKLLVGAMSGSLAVIADGMHSATDALSSLTGLVTNKLSDPRPDRDHPYGHRKYEAVGALGIAGFILFTAIEILLRSGERLIEGLPPIRVTSQELVLLTLVLGFNLLLAGYELREGRRLNSNLLKADAQHSASDVWTTVVVLVGMAGAVWLQVSWLDVALAIPMALLLIRVCWQVLRGTLPWLVDHMAVAPEAIYAETMATAGVMNCHDIASRGVLGQQVFIEMHMVVNADDLTKAHRITEEVEERLDESFGPVRCTIHLEPKDYVEEGITYTGAHG